Below is a genomic region from Dehalococcoides mccartyi.
CTCATGGGTTTTACGCCCAGAGGTTTGTCCATATTCCAGCGCATGCGGTTACCCACCCCCAGGTGGATATCCTGCGCCGCCGCCAGCACATCCGCCACCACCGCACTGGAAGTGGCCGAAGCACCAGCCCCCTGTCCCTGAAAGAGCACCGGCCCGACTAAATCACCCTCTACCAATACGGCATTGAAAACCCCGTCCACCTTGGCCAGCCACTCATCCTTGGGCAAAAAGACCGGGTGAACCCTGGCTTCTATCTGGCCGTTGCCGGGTTTGGTGATAGCCAGCAGCTTTATGTTAAACCCAAGCTCATCCGCATAGCAGAAATCACGGCTGGTCAGGCGGGAGATACCTTCACGGTAAATATCTTCCGGTTTAACCTTACACTGAAAGTTTATGGAAGCCATAATGGCCAGTTTATAAACAGCATCCGTGCCTTCTATGTCATTAGACGGGTTGGCTTCGGCATAACCCAGAGACTGGGCCTGTTTCAGGGCAGTCTCAAAGTCCAGCCCTTCTTTGGCCATACGGGTCAGGATATAGTTGGTAGTCCCGTTGATAATGGCATAAATGCCATTTATATGGTTGGCGGCTAAATCATACTGAAAGGGGGAGATAAGCGGTATTCCCCCGCCCACGCTGGCTTCGCAGCGCAGGCCGGTATTATTTTCCCTGGCCAGTTTGACCAGTTCCGGAGCATGCTTGGCAATAACCTCTTTATTGGAGGTAACCACACATTTACCCATTTTCAGCCCGCGGGAAAGCAGGTTGAAAGCGGGGTATTCCCCGCCTATAGCTTCCACCACAATATCCAGACCGGGGGTATTAAAAAAGTCATCCTCATCAGTAGTAAGCACGCCTTCGGGCAAGACCTTTGCCAGAGGGCGGTTCATATCCTGAGGGAGAACCTTTACCTTTTTCAGTTTCAGGGGGAAGCCCAGCTGGGCAGAAAGGAATCCTTCCCTTTCATGGAGCACTTTGGACACCTGTCCGGCTACTACTCCCAGACCGATAACTCCTACCCCTATATACTTTTTTTCCATTGAAATTGTCCCCTATCCTATTAGTCCAGCTGGTTTATAGCAAAGGTAATAAGATCATCACTAAATGTATTGGTCAGCTTATCCAGATTGGCATTTTTAAGATCAGTGGTCCACTGTTC
It encodes:
- a CDS encoding homoserine dehydrogenase; amino-acid sequence: MEKKYIGVGVIGLGVVAGQVSKVLHEREGFLSAQLGFPLKLKKVKVLPQDMNRPLAKVLPEGVLTTDEDDFFNTPGLDIVVEAIGGEYPAFNLLSRGLKMGKCVVTSNKEVIAKHAPELVKLARENNTGLRCEASVGGGIPLISPFQYDLAANHINGIYAIINGTTNYILTRMAKEGLDFETALKQAQSLGYAEANPSNDIEGTDAVYKLAIMASINFQCKVKPEDIYREGISRLTSRDFCYADELGFNIKLLAITKPGNGQIEARVHPVFLPKDEWLAKVDGVFNAVLVEGDLVGPVLFQGQGAGASATSSAVVADVLAAAQDIHLGVGNRMRWNMDKPLGVKPMSDILTRYYLRMTVTDSPGVLALIAKVLGDHNISISSVIQKETDEENLTAEIVIMTHPAKEASVQQALVELGGLDKVKDINNFVRVGI